Below is a genomic region from Hevea brasiliensis isolate MT/VB/25A 57/8 chromosome 3, ASM3005281v1, whole genome shotgun sequence.
acaaatATAACAATTCGATACGCTATCCATATTtctgtttacatttttttttactaTTGCTAATGGTGTCTCATGCAAAATACACAGATGATGGAATGGTATTATCAATCTGCTCAGGAGAGAATGTCAACTCCAGCTGTGTATCCACCACTAGGGCAGTGCACGGTTCTTGGAGGAATCGAACCGAACAAACAGGAACCGTACCGAACTAAGAACTGAATTTATATATATGCTTTTCTATTTCTTTTTAAGATGTATTATATACTTGTGATATAATTATACAacttatgtatgtatatataattatgaactaaatataacctaatattacatttcatttttctatatttttttaataattttagttataaatacattaaattaccttatcatttttaattttatatatatatatatatatatatatataaattcttaattatatttgtatcttataattaaatattatataattaataaatagttaaaatgtatattatatgatattttatgtattaataattcaattcaaaacttaaatgataatttaagtatgactttttaagaaaataattatataaaattattttaagaaccgaGAACTGAACTGGAATTATACCGAACCAAACCGGAACCGAAGAATCGAGAACTGTATCGAACTGAAATCGAAATTTCAAAATTCCAGTTCGGTTTCCGTTCCTAGGCAAATCCTGAACTGAACTGGAACCGAACACCCCtatccagcaccaccaccaccaccaccacctccacctccaaagGTGAACATAAACATTTTTATATTGGAATCCCTGATATCTTTCTTGCTCTCTCAAACATGTGCATATTATTATGTTccatggcttttttttttttttttttctcacaatTATTTCATGCTAGCATATCATTTGAGCAATGGAAAGTACATATGAAGAATGAATAATGTCTCACCATAGATATTGAAGCGAATGTCTAGTTTCTTGAAAATTTTTCACTGGGCAAACTAACAATTGTCAAATATATCCAGCTCTTACTGGTCTTTGCAGTCAATCCTGCTAGACGGCAGAAAGTTTGAAGTTTGTTGCTAGGTTGTATAAAAATGCCATGTTATTTTTGTGATTTTAAACAGGTTGCCAAAGAAGGAGGGGATTCCACTGCCACCCGATAGAACATTGAGCCCCTTGTGCACACAGAAGCGTGCAAATCCTTCTGTAGTTACAGTATCAGGGTTCGttttcttttatgcttgcatattcaAATATGTATCTCAGGCAAGGCCTCTATTTGACTATTTCCAGTAAACCAATTTATACAAGTATCATTGTTACCATGTAGATCTATAAAGCGCATATGCACAAATCAAACAATACAAGCAAATTGATTTCCACATGATCTTCCAACACATTCTCTCTAAACCTCCCTAAATATATTGTTATgtcaatgattttatttttttatgttattgcAACAGTATAACCGCTGCCCAGTCACATTGATACCAGCAACCGTTGACCAAATAAGGAGGCTCTTCCATGATGCGTAGGGACCTTGTTAGGGATTATAGAGAATGTATGGCATTTTTGGTATGAAGAATTCAATCTGTGTGCCGACAGGTGCTGAGATACAGGCAAAGGCATGGCAAGATTGTCAAAATGCTGCTAACTTCAATTTGAACGCCAATCATATTAATAGCTGTAACATTTGAGATGTGACAATTTCTCGGGGACAATAATTGTATTCATTTAACAGTAGATGTTCACTTACTGGAATTTGTAACCTAGCAGTTTTCCCCTTCCGTTTATTCTTGTATGTTTTACCTTGAAAGTGTATGTTAGCAAGTTTTTGTTAAATAAGCTTGATATCATAGTTAGGCTGTATTTAAAACTTTGGAAGGAAATTGCCAAATACATAAATGAGAAACGGAGACAAAGCAGTGAAATAAGCTACTCTCTTCCACCCATGATGTTGGGCATATTTTTTTTGGTATGGTTATTCTGAGTGACTGTTGTAACAGCAATTTTCTATTATCGGCCAATCTAGCACATGAAAAGAATTCAATCATGGAAATATATTACTGTCAAAaagagggaaagaaagaagaatttCTTAAAGCCAACGAAAAACCCTAAAGATTGGTGGAGAAAATAACTCATGGATATTCACAGGAAACTAGGAGCAAATGCAGAACTGCAGAGCTGTGTCTCTTTTATTGTTGAGGCACATGCTGAACTTTGGCAATAACCCTGTCCTAGGCCCTCCCCAGCCTTTGCTTCAAATGGGGCAGAATTCCACTTCCGTTTCCCATTGCAGCTTACTTGTTCCTCAGGCTTCTCGTCTCTGAGAACAAGAAACACAcaccaacataaaaataaattatcaccAGTATAAGAATCATAACACCCACAAAAATAATGAATCAAATCTCCTTGCAAACCTATCAAACAAAGTAATATCCAGACACACAGTTCATAATATCGAATGGCTTACTTGGAATCTATAATGGGCTTCTTGGATTCTTCATTGACCTGTTGCTCAGTAGTAACATCAAGCTGCTGAGCTTCACCGGCTCCATCTCTCTGTAATAAATCAAGCTAAAGTTTAATAATACTGAGGGGGAAAAATCCAAAAGGAATGAAGCTTAAATGGACTTACATGGAGTTGAGAGGGAGCTGCATTCAACAAATGCCTGCGTTTTCGATGCTTAGAAGCTCTGAAACAAGGGAAAAGGCACCCCATTATTGATTTATTGTTAGGTAATTTATTGACTTGAATGGAAAGTGCCCTTTTTGTCAAAAGAGAAGAGAAAGTTTGGATGGTGAAGTTATGGATTGAAGGACGAAACAATCAAGAAAACAGAGTGAATCCAGGGGCTTCAAAAAAGTGACCATTAGGATCCCTTCGAAATCTTGTTCTTTAAGATGAGAAGTCCTAGTCAATTACTAACTTGGATAATTAATAATGCAATTTCATGCTCCTTCCCATCTCAATTGACgttttaaaattcttttttttttcacactttatttattgatttttaaaaattaaaaaatattaattatttttttaattttaccctTATCTACTGTTTTTCCAATACATGTTTTTTTCTTATCAAACCAAGGCTAAGCTCATACAATAATTTTCATTGAATTTTAAACACATTAGATTATGAGATTAATCAACTGCCTCCGCAGAAAACAAGTGGTCCCACTACCTTTTTGATGAAGTTGTCATTGATTGGCAGAGAGAGTTCAGAGGACCCGGTGCATATACGCCTTTTCTCACAATTACGTGGGATCTATTTTCATCAAAACTTATTTTTTAGTGCACCGAATGCACCTAATAATTAGCCGAGAGTTCACATCAGTCAGCAGGGCGGCTCTGCTTTTCGCCACACTCTtgcgtctctctctctctctctctctctctctctcctactAAACTAATGCTAACCAAGCTTTTGATTGACCAACTTTTCTCACGCTTTCTTCTAACTGTTACTTTCAAATTAAAAACCTAAACAAAAACTGTTATCTAAAGAtcagatttttttattttctttttgaaatttcTTATTTTAACAAAACTCTATCTAAAGATTAGATTTTTATTGATAATGAATGATCACGGTAGTGGTTGGAATACATTATCCTTTTAGCTTTTGTTTCATTCCATATAACCAAAGACAATAGTAGAAGAATAATGGGATctggtttttctttcttcttgAGAAGCTGAAACTGaataatattttatggattttaacttCCCAATGTTATACTGATTTTCCCTCCTTCTTTCTGTCATCTGACAATTCAGGCTATTTTGCTCTTTTGGGTGGGCTAAAAAATCACATTTCCTTTTCTGTGGCTAAATGTTTTGATTCAGGAAGATGCTGGTGGGGGCAATTTTATATCACTGTAAAACTAATAAAATCAACTgctttgggattttttttttcctggtaAGGCAACAATGCAATTTACGTGATATTTGTAGAAAAAGTTTTGGTGCAGCAACTTACTTTCATGTGATTTGCTGTCGCAAGTTGGTTGCAAGTCATAAAATCCTGGAGCTGGAGGAGACAGGTGGAATTGATCTTCGGGCTTTTTTCAATTTTTGACTTGTTGAAGTTGGTAAAATTGGAGAGAAGACACATGGACGCATTTGGCCAGAAATCTCTTGAAATGGTAGTGTTACTGAGAGCTCTGCAAATGGGTAGTTCTTTTCCATGCCAAATTTGTGTGGTGGGTTTTCTTTGTGGGGTCTGTCTCACCTCCTTGTTTCTTGCTGTTCTTACTTCGATGGGGACTTTTGAGTTTGGTGGGATCTCATTTTCTGCCATTTCACTGGGGATTTCACCACCAAGGAATTCAAGTTCTGAAATTATCAGTGAGTTGAATTTACTTCTTTGTTCTTCTATTCTCTTTCTTCTTTATTACTTCTTTTGTCAAAAATTTTTCTCTGCACATCATGTGCGATTCTGCTTCATATTTTGTGTTTAttcaattgtgatttattttctgTTTCAGAAAcaaatttcttttttctttttctttacctGAACTCAACAGAAGTCAGAAAGTCTTTCAAGTAAGCGTTGATGAAAATTTAACTGCCTTGATATTATTTGTAGGGGAAAAAAAGAGAATAAACAATTTTTATATGCAATTCTGAATGTGTAGTCAAAATCAATCAGAGTAATAATATTTTTGGTGTTGGGATAAGATATGGCAGAAATTCATGTATGAAATGTGATAATGAATAAAGATTATAGAGTTTGAATGAAGGAACTTAATTAATTACATTTCTTTATTCACTAAGCTGCTTAACTTTGACTAAAGTTTCTAGATCTCTATTTAGCATGATTAGTTAAATCCACTTTGTTCTCTAACATACTTTCTTCCAAGGAATTGGAACTGCTTCAACTGCATCCCTAACTGCTCAAACATGGATTGATCATTGATTTGTGTAAAATTAATTGATTCTTGATGCCTAATAATTTCTTAATTAGTTCATATTCCTGTAATCTCACACATAAAAAAGCTTTTTTTATGCATTGAATTGTAGGTGTGGTTACAAGTACAGATTGCAAACTTGAAGTAATGGAAACAGAGAGATGGGATACTCCACAGAGAAGTAGAAATGGGGCCGATGATGAGAGAATCTCATTGGTATATGCAGCTTGAAGTGCATCATTATCTGAATCGGCAGACGAAGTAAGTGAATTCTTGCAGAGTCATGGACTTAGCAAGTCTGCTGTACCTAATGCGCCTCATTTGGAGAACTGTTAATTGAGTGCAAAAGTAGGCGAACGTCTTGACAAGCGTGCCGGAAATGAGAGCTTCCCTCCTTGGACAACTTGGAAGGGACTACTAGACATGCACCCAGCATCCACAGCCAATGAGCAGCATAGGTACTTTAGGCATCAGGCTATGTCAGACGATGCTTATCCTCCCTGGGTATGTTTCCAATATTGAATGTGATGCAGTTGAATATGAACTTAGAAGACTGCTAGATACGCAATCTTCAGGTATCCTCAAAATGTTTGACGAATGgaaatttgtttatttatttattttctcagATTACTGGATCAGATGAAGACAACTACCCTCTTACTAGGAAAGTGCAGCGTGACATATGAATCATGGTTTCAAAAATGGTCATTGCGTTACATAAAGGCCGttatttacaggttttttgaactTTCATAACCATTACACCCATTAAATAATGGGTTTTAAAAATTGTAGCTACCACGATCGTAACAGTCGTTACGTAGCCGTTACCTACTGTTACTAGCCGTTACCTGACCTACTTTGTATTTCCAGCTTTATTTCACATCTACTTTACCTCTATGGCTGACTCCATTCACGTGAAAGTGAAACTGATCTGCTGCAGTGGGATTTTTTCTTCTGGCTTATTCAATTATTATGTTAAAAGGCATatattctctctttttctctctctttattttcatttttcactagTCATTCAATAGCCATTTGTTGTCACTCAAATACTCAAAGTCTCAACTTTCTCTCAAGTCTCTAGTCTCAACCATTTTCTCACGATTCTCAAACTTAACattctctccttttttttttctcatatccATAATCGAATCTGCTGAAGTGAACGCCTTCAACTTCAATCCTCTACAAAGTTTTGAGTTCAAGAGCATCAAAAGGGGAGTAATTGTTTATTTTCTCTAATTCTTAGAactttttctaatcatttttaggtaaatacataaataattataaaataatatcaaagaatttaataaatatatttatgtgtaaattAGTACATACTACATAAaaataatggatatattaataatatcaaagaatttaataaatatattaatgatgtataaaaataatgaatttaacttcgcctaagtagtttgcgcttagccggtcccaagcccggataaaggaggagggttgcgataggtgacaaccagcgtaaaaatttcgtcacaccctatgatatggattcaaatgatataaacgttggggcgtcctctactaacgacgcgctacatcggagggTATAAggcattcaccgaaagcgacgcgccatgccggcgtccgagtgtggtgttaagtgagcaagggttcccacatcatggacgggtgtgagtaaagaagttagtgcataggacagatagtagaacaaatagtggaacagaacacaagatagacatagaaaataatagaagatatcatagaaggagaccaattaggaaggagcaggataggagtaggatcagggttggtacttggaatgttg
It encodes:
- the LOC110668181 gene encoding uncharacterized protein LOC110668181 encodes the protein MGCLFPCFRASKHRKRRHLLNAAPSQLHRDGAGEAQQLDVTTEQQVNEESKKPIIDSKDEKPEEQVSCNGKRKWNSAPFEAKAGEGLGQGYCQSSACASTIKETQLCSSAFAPSFL